The Nomia melanderi isolate GNS246 chromosome 7, iyNomMela1, whole genome shotgun sequence genome includes a window with the following:
- the simj gene encoding transcriptional repressor p66-beta simjang isoform X6 → MGGGEDINGGQGRHIESLSLIFAQRRCEFFLLAAEGSGSRLCVWVSGSWRIVSRLPGATRQPRATDSGVVLFCAFGDKLHWIACAFSSLSARGRIGRTRDDRVRGTGELHGDMRKSRAGDRQAVKCPAAAVRDWEGHSREARYTRTLAAVCACAPCHCTVAAFERMEAMDLDGDAVVDLSVSSSGRRNSPSITINSGDVGVPLDLGLHFSSSPNLDNNMPEARNIQNAARGILAPKSADDRKTRRNLRPRIEISYAETPDERRINGYVNGNADSDEGDMPPLPPIKELSSDELAERERTLRKFREELRSEEMKLVLLKKLRQSQQLKENIAAVPKVPSKLPPPVTVQPAPHSHRTGKAPPPLLRGQPAPSRSSIHVPPPGMLLPPTSARSSTSSTGIPPNMIIPQPPHPRSRPPSATPNVSNYHAPADRTERSTKDPTPTPAHQVSKERPRDDNQTPAQRQAAAKLALRKQLEKTLLQIPPPKPPPPEMHFVPNPSNTEFIYLVGLEHVVDFITKEPAIPPPPEPFECTQCKTDFTPVWKWEKPITGGKKESPRGQHATFQRPPAGRDPRVICEHCVTTNVKKALKAEHTNRLKTAFVKALQQEQEIEQRLAQAACPSPDPPAPKPVPKAATPTRRVATPPAPPPQVPPAPTLAPTPPAPKLQEHPLVKLAESGKFSPHHAAAAAALQQQLLRELAKNPVPGLPPHQPLPAHMMPPFTSILYPYQLAMAQASGKGLAELQRQAADLQRQYLLDMIPSQASQAQGNQAPPRAHPHNWKT, encoded by the exons ATGGGAGGAGGGGAAGACATCAACGGCGGACAAGGCCGCCATATTGAATCACTCTCGTTAATTTTTGCGCAGAGGCGGTGTGAATTTTTTCTCCTCGCGGCGGAAGGTAGCGGCTCAAGGTTGTGCGTCTGGGTCTCCGGATCGTGGAGGATCGTTTCGCGGTTACCCGGTGCCACGCGTCAGCCCCGCGCGACAGACAGTGGTGTTGTTTTGTTCTGTGCGTTCGGGGACAAGTTGCATTGGATTGCGTGTGCGTTCTCGTCTCTGTCGGCCCGCGGGCGAATTGGTCGGACGCGCGATGACCGGGTCCGCGGCACGGGAGAGCTCCACGGAGACATGCGGAAATCGCGGGCCGGAGATCGCCAGGCGGTGAAGTGCCCTGCTGCTGCTGTTCGCGATTGGGAGGGACACTCGAGGGAAGCGAGGTATACGCGTACACTGGCTGCGGTATGTGCTTGTGCGCCATGTCATTGTAC AGTCGCCGCGTTTGAGAGAATGGAAGCCATGGATTTGGACGGTGATGCAGTGGTGGACCTGAGTGTTAG CAGCAGTGGCAGAAGAAATTCTCCATCAATTACTATTAACTCTGGCGATGTGggagttccattagatttaggTCTTCATTTCTCTTCGAGCCCTAATCTGGATAACAACATGCCGGAAgcacgaaatattcaaaatgcgGCAAGGGGAATTCTGGCCCCGAAATCTGCAGATGACAGAAAAACACGCCGTAATCTTAGACCTAGGATTGAAATAAGTTATGCAGAGACTCCAGATGAACGTAGAATAAATGGATATGTGAATGGAAATGCAGATAGTGATGAAG GTGATATGCCACCTCTGCCACCGATTAAAGAACTATCGTCAGATGAATTAGCTGAACGCGAAAGAACACTTAGAAAATTCAGGGAGGAACTTAGATCTGAGGAGATGAAACTGGtgttgttaaaaaaattacgaCAGTCACAACAACTGAAAGAAAACATTGCTGCTGTACCAAAGGTACCCAGCAAATTACCACCACCAGTTACAGTACAACCGGCTCCCCATAG tcATAGAACTGGAAAGGCACCTCCACCTTTACTTAGGGGACAGCCTGCTCCAAGCAGAAGTAGTATACATGTTCCTCCACCTGGAATGTTATTACCACCTACATCTGCTCGAAGTTCTACTTCCAGTACTGGAATACCGCCAAACATGATCATACCACAACCACCACATCCTAGAAGTAGGCCTCCTAGTGCAACGCCAAATGTATCAAATTATCATGCACCAGCAGACCGAACTGAAAGGTCCACAAAAGATCCAACCCCAACCCCGGCACATCAAGTAAGTAAG GAGAGACCAAGGGATGATAATCAGACACCTGCGCAACGTCAAGCGGCCGCTAAATTGGCTCTACGAAAGCAACTCGAGAAGACGTTGCTACAGATACCACCACCGAAACCGCCGCCACCCGAAATGCATTTCGTACCCAATCCTTCCAATACGGAGTTCATCTATTTGGTGGGTCTAGAGCACGTAGTTGATTTTATTACTAAGGAGCCTGCTATTCCACCACCTCCGGAACCATTCGAGTGTACTCAATGCAAAACAGACTTTACACCTGTGTGGAAATGGGAGAAACCAATCACTGGTGGTAAAAAGGAAAGTCCAAGAGGACAGCATGCCACTTTCCAGAGACCTCCAGCAGGTCGTGATCCTAGGGTGATATGTGAACATTGTGTAACAACCAATGTTAAAAAAGCTCTGAAAGCTGAGCACACTAATCG GTTAAAGACAGCGTTCGTGAAAGCGTTGCAACAGGAACAAGAAATAGAACAAAGGTTGGCACAGGCAGCGTGTCCAAGTCCAGATCCTCCTGCTCCAAAACCAGTTCCTAAAGCAGCTACTCCCACAAGAAGAGTAGCAACACCACCGGCTCCTCCGCCACAAGTACCACCAGCACCCACGTTGGCACCAACTCCGCCAGCGCCAAAATTGCAGGAGCATCCTTTGGTCAAGTTGGCTGAAAGTGGGAAATTCAGCCCGCATCATGCTGCTGCTGCAGCTGCTTTGCAGCAACAGTTGCTTAGAG AATTGGCGAAGAATCCTGTTCCAGGCTTGCCACCTCATCAACCCCTTCCTGCTCATATGATGCCACCGTTTACCTCGATATTATATCCTTACCAGCTTGCAATGGCGCAGGCCAGCGGCAAGGGTCTTGCAGAACTGCAACGACAAGCGGCAGACCTGCAGCGCCAATACTTGCTCGATATGATTCCATCGCAAGCGTCTCAAGCACAAGGCAATCAGGCTCCACCACGGGCCCATCCACACAATTGGAAGACGTAA
- the simj gene encoding transcriptional repressor p66-beta simjang isoform X5, with product MGGGEDINGGQGRHIESLSLIFAQRRCEFFLLAAEGSGSRLCVWVSGSWRIVSRLPGATRQPRATDSGVVLFCAFGDKLHWIACAFSSLSARGRIGRTRDDRVRGTGELHGDMRKSRAGDRQAVKCPAAAVRDWEGHSREARVAAFERMEAMDLDGDAVVDLSVSSGRRNSPSITINSGDVGVPLDLGLHFSSSPNLDNNMPEARNIQNAARGILAPKSADDRKTRRNLRPRIEISYAETPDERRINGYVNGNADSDEGDMPPLPPIKELSSDELAERERTLRKFREELRSEEMKLVLLKKLRQSQQLKENIAAVPKVPSKLPPPVTVQPAPHSHRTGKAPPPLLRGQPAPSRSSIHVPPPGMLLPPTSARSSTSSTGIPPNMIIPQPPHPRSRPPSATPNVSNYHAPADRTERSTKDPTPTPAHQVSKLLVGSQENKTTASLSTPVISEQERPRDDNQTPAQRQAAAKLALRKQLEKTLLQIPPPKPPPPEMHFVPNPSNTEFIYLVGLEHVVDFITKEPAIPPPPEPFECTQCKTDFTPVWKWEKPITGGKKESPRGQHATFQRPPAGRDPRVICEHCVTTNVKKALKAEHTNRLKTAFVKALQQEQEIEQRLAQAACPSPDPPAPKPVPKAATPTRRVATPPAPPPQVPPAPTLAPTPPAPKLQEHPLVKLAESGKFSPHHAAAAAALQQQLLRELAKNPVPGLPPHQPLPAHMMPPFTSILYPYQLAMAQASGKGLAELQRQAADLQRQYLLDMIPSQASQAQGNQAPPRAHPHNWKT from the exons ATGGGAGGAGGGGAAGACATCAACGGCGGACAAGGCCGCCATATTGAATCACTCTCGTTAATTTTTGCGCAGAGGCGGTGTGAATTTTTTCTCCTCGCGGCGGAAGGTAGCGGCTCAAGGTTGTGCGTCTGGGTCTCCGGATCGTGGAGGATCGTTTCGCGGTTACCCGGTGCCACGCGTCAGCCCCGCGCGACAGACAGTGGTGTTGTTTTGTTCTGTGCGTTCGGGGACAAGTTGCATTGGATTGCGTGTGCGTTCTCGTCTCTGTCGGCCCGCGGGCGAATTGGTCGGACGCGCGATGACCGGGTCCGCGGCACGGGAGAGCTCCACGGAGACATGCGGAAATCGCGGGCCGGAGATCGCCAGGCGGTGAAGTGCCCTGCTGCTGCTGTTCGCGATTGGGAGGGACACTCGAGGGAAGCGAG AGTCGCCGCGTTTGAGAGAATGGAAGCCATGGATTTGGACGGTGATGCAGTGGTGGACCTGAGTGTTAG CAGTGGCAGAAGAAATTCTCCATCAATTACTATTAACTCTGGCGATGTGggagttccattagatttaggTCTTCATTTCTCTTCGAGCCCTAATCTGGATAACAACATGCCGGAAgcacgaaatattcaaaatgcgGCAAGGGGAATTCTGGCCCCGAAATCTGCAGATGACAGAAAAACACGCCGTAATCTTAGACCTAGGATTGAAATAAGTTATGCAGAGACTCCAGATGAACGTAGAATAAATGGATATGTGAATGGAAATGCAGATAGTGATGAAG GTGATATGCCACCTCTGCCACCGATTAAAGAACTATCGTCAGATGAATTAGCTGAACGCGAAAGAACACTTAGAAAATTCAGGGAGGAACTTAGATCTGAGGAGATGAAACTGGtgttgttaaaaaaattacgaCAGTCACAACAACTGAAAGAAAACATTGCTGCTGTACCAAAGGTACCCAGCAAATTACCACCACCAGTTACAGTACAACCGGCTCCCCATAG tcATAGAACTGGAAAGGCACCTCCACCTTTACTTAGGGGACAGCCTGCTCCAAGCAGAAGTAGTATACATGTTCCTCCACCTGGAATGTTATTACCACCTACATCTGCTCGAAGTTCTACTTCCAGTACTGGAATACCGCCAAACATGATCATACCACAACCACCACATCCTAGAAGTAGGCCTCCTAGTGCAACGCCAAATGTATCAAATTATCATGCACCAGCAGACCGAACTGAAAGGTCCACAAAAGATCCAACCCCAACCCCGGCACATCAAGTAAGTAAG CTGCTTGTTGGATCTCAAGAAAATAAAACCACCGCATCCTTAAGCACACCTGTGATTTCAGAACAG GAGAGACCAAGGGATGATAATCAGACACCTGCGCAACGTCAAGCGGCCGCTAAATTGGCTCTACGAAAGCAACTCGAGAAGACGTTGCTACAGATACCACCACCGAAACCGCCGCCACCCGAAATGCATTTCGTACCCAATCCTTCCAATACGGAGTTCATCTATTTGGTGGGTCTAGAGCACGTAGTTGATTTTATTACTAAGGAGCCTGCTATTCCACCACCTCCGGAACCATTCGAGTGTACTCAATGCAAAACAGACTTTACACCTGTGTGGAAATGGGAGAAACCAATCACTGGTGGTAAAAAGGAAAGTCCAAGAGGACAGCATGCCACTTTCCAGAGACCTCCAGCAGGTCGTGATCCTAGGGTGATATGTGAACATTGTGTAACAACCAATGTTAAAAAAGCTCTGAAAGCTGAGCACACTAATCG GTTAAAGACAGCGTTCGTGAAAGCGTTGCAACAGGAACAAGAAATAGAACAAAGGTTGGCACAGGCAGCGTGTCCAAGTCCAGATCCTCCTGCTCCAAAACCAGTTCCTAAAGCAGCTACTCCCACAAGAAGAGTAGCAACACCACCGGCTCCTCCGCCACAAGTACCACCAGCACCCACGTTGGCACCAACTCCGCCAGCGCCAAAATTGCAGGAGCATCCTTTGGTCAAGTTGGCTGAAAGTGGGAAATTCAGCCCGCATCATGCTGCTGCTGCAGCTGCTTTGCAGCAACAGTTGCTTAGAG AATTGGCGAAGAATCCTGTTCCAGGCTTGCCACCTCATCAACCCCTTCCTGCTCATATGATGCCACCGTTTACCTCGATATTATATCCTTACCAGCTTGCAATGGCGCAGGCCAGCGGCAAGGGTCTTGCAGAACTGCAACGACAAGCGGCAGACCTGCAGCGCCAATACTTGCTCGATATGATTCCATCGCAAGCGTCTCAAGCACAAGGCAATCAGGCTCCACCACGGGCCCATCCACACAATTGGAAGACGTAA
- the simj gene encoding transcriptional repressor p66-beta simjang isoform X12: MEAMDLDGDAVVDLSVSSGRRNSPSITINSGDVGVPLDLGLHFSSSPNLDNNMPEARNIQNAARGILAPKSADDRKTRRNLRPRIEISYAETPDERRINGYVNGNADSDEGDMPPLPPIKELSSDELAERERTLRKFREELRSEEMKLVLLKKLRQSQQLKENIAAVPKVPSKLPPPVTVQPAPHSHRTGKAPPPLLRGQPAPSRSSIHVPPPGMLLPPTSARSSTSSTGIPPNMIIPQPPHPRSRPPSATPNVSNYHAPADRTERSTKDPTPTPAHQVSKLLVGSQENKTTASLSTPVISEQERPRDDNQTPAQRQAAAKLALRKQLEKTLLQIPPPKPPPPEMHFVPNPSNTEFIYLVGLEHVVDFITKEPAIPPPPEPFECTQCKTDFTPVWKWEKPITGGKKESPRGQHATFQRPPAGRDPRVICEHCVTTNVKKALKAEHTNRLKTAFVKALQQEQEIEQRLAQAACPSPDPPAPKPVPKAATPTRRVATPPAPPPQVPPAPTLAPTPPAPKLQEHPLVKLAESGKFSPHHAAAAAALQQQLLRELAKNPVPGLPPHQPLPAHMMPPFTSILYPYQLAMAQASGKGLAELQRQAADLQRQYLLDMIPSQASQAQGNQAPPRAHPHNWKT, encoded by the exons ATGGAAGCCATGGATTTGGACGGTGATGCAGTGGTGGACCTGAGTGTTAG CAGTGGCAGAAGAAATTCTCCATCAATTACTATTAACTCTGGCGATGTGggagttccattagatttaggTCTTCATTTCTCTTCGAGCCCTAATCTGGATAACAACATGCCGGAAgcacgaaatattcaaaatgcgGCAAGGGGAATTCTGGCCCCGAAATCTGCAGATGACAGAAAAACACGCCGTAATCTTAGACCTAGGATTGAAATAAGTTATGCAGAGACTCCAGATGAACGTAGAATAAATGGATATGTGAATGGAAATGCAGATAGTGATGAAG GTGATATGCCACCTCTGCCACCGATTAAAGAACTATCGTCAGATGAATTAGCTGAACGCGAAAGAACACTTAGAAAATTCAGGGAGGAACTTAGATCTGAGGAGATGAAACTGGtgttgttaaaaaaattacgaCAGTCACAACAACTGAAAGAAAACATTGCTGCTGTACCAAAGGTACCCAGCAAATTACCACCACCAGTTACAGTACAACCGGCTCCCCATAG tcATAGAACTGGAAAGGCACCTCCACCTTTACTTAGGGGACAGCCTGCTCCAAGCAGAAGTAGTATACATGTTCCTCCACCTGGAATGTTATTACCACCTACATCTGCTCGAAGTTCTACTTCCAGTACTGGAATACCGCCAAACATGATCATACCACAACCACCACATCCTAGAAGTAGGCCTCCTAGTGCAACGCCAAATGTATCAAATTATCATGCACCAGCAGACCGAACTGAAAGGTCCACAAAAGATCCAACCCCAACCCCGGCACATCAAGTAAGTAAG CTGCTTGTTGGATCTCAAGAAAATAAAACCACCGCATCCTTAAGCACACCTGTGATTTCAGAACAG GAGAGACCAAGGGATGATAATCAGACACCTGCGCAACGTCAAGCGGCCGCTAAATTGGCTCTACGAAAGCAACTCGAGAAGACGTTGCTACAGATACCACCACCGAAACCGCCGCCACCCGAAATGCATTTCGTACCCAATCCTTCCAATACGGAGTTCATCTATTTGGTGGGTCTAGAGCACGTAGTTGATTTTATTACTAAGGAGCCTGCTATTCCACCACCTCCGGAACCATTCGAGTGTACTCAATGCAAAACAGACTTTACACCTGTGTGGAAATGGGAGAAACCAATCACTGGTGGTAAAAAGGAAAGTCCAAGAGGACAGCATGCCACTTTCCAGAGACCTCCAGCAGGTCGTGATCCTAGGGTGATATGTGAACATTGTGTAACAACCAATGTTAAAAAAGCTCTGAAAGCTGAGCACACTAATCG GTTAAAGACAGCGTTCGTGAAAGCGTTGCAACAGGAACAAGAAATAGAACAAAGGTTGGCACAGGCAGCGTGTCCAAGTCCAGATCCTCCTGCTCCAAAACCAGTTCCTAAAGCAGCTACTCCCACAAGAAGAGTAGCAACACCACCGGCTCCTCCGCCACAAGTACCACCAGCACCCACGTTGGCACCAACTCCGCCAGCGCCAAAATTGCAGGAGCATCCTTTGGTCAAGTTGGCTGAAAGTGGGAAATTCAGCCCGCATCATGCTGCTGCTGCAGCTGCTTTGCAGCAACAGTTGCTTAGAG AATTGGCGAAGAATCCTGTTCCAGGCTTGCCACCTCATCAACCCCTTCCTGCTCATATGATGCCACCGTTTACCTCGATATTATATCCTTACCAGCTTGCAATGGCGCAGGCCAGCGGCAAGGGTCTTGCAGAACTGCAACGACAAGCGGCAGACCTGCAGCGCCAATACTTGCTCGATATGATTCCATCGCAAGCGTCTCAAGCACAAGGCAATCAGGCTCCACCACGGGCCCATCCACACAATTGGAAGACGTAA
- the simj gene encoding transcriptional repressor p66-beta simjang isoform X11, whose amino-acid sequence MEAMDLDGDAVVDLSVSSSGRRNSPSITINSGDVGVPLDLGLHFSSSPNLDNNMPEARNIQNAARGILAPKSADDRKTRRNLRPRIEISYAETPDERRINGYVNGNADSDEGDMPPLPPIKELSSDELAERERTLRKFREELRSEEMKLVLLKKLRQSQQLKENIAAVPKVPSKLPPPVTVQPAPHSHRTGKAPPPLLRGQPAPSRSSIHVPPPGMLLPPTSARSSTSSTGIPPNMIIPQPPHPRSRPPSATPNVSNYHAPADRTERSTKDPTPTPAHQVSKLLVGSQENKTTASLSTPVISEQERPRDDNQTPAQRQAAAKLALRKQLEKTLLQIPPPKPPPPEMHFVPNPSNTEFIYLVGLEHVVDFITKEPAIPPPPEPFECTQCKTDFTPVWKWEKPITGGKKESPRGQHATFQRPPAGRDPRVICEHCVTTNVKKALKAEHTNRLKTAFVKALQQEQEIEQRLAQAACPSPDPPAPKPVPKAATPTRRVATPPAPPPQVPPAPTLAPTPPAPKLQEHPLVKLAESGKFSPHHAAAAAALQQQLLRELAKNPVPGLPPHQPLPAHMMPPFTSILYPYQLAMAQASGKGLAELQRQAADLQRQYLLDMIPSQASQAQGNQAPPRAHPHNWKT is encoded by the exons ATGGAAGCCATGGATTTGGACGGTGATGCAGTGGTGGACCTGAGTGTTAG CAGCAGTGGCAGAAGAAATTCTCCATCAATTACTATTAACTCTGGCGATGTGggagttccattagatttaggTCTTCATTTCTCTTCGAGCCCTAATCTGGATAACAACATGCCGGAAgcacgaaatattcaaaatgcgGCAAGGGGAATTCTGGCCCCGAAATCTGCAGATGACAGAAAAACACGCCGTAATCTTAGACCTAGGATTGAAATAAGTTATGCAGAGACTCCAGATGAACGTAGAATAAATGGATATGTGAATGGAAATGCAGATAGTGATGAAG GTGATATGCCACCTCTGCCACCGATTAAAGAACTATCGTCAGATGAATTAGCTGAACGCGAAAGAACACTTAGAAAATTCAGGGAGGAACTTAGATCTGAGGAGATGAAACTGGtgttgttaaaaaaattacgaCAGTCACAACAACTGAAAGAAAACATTGCTGCTGTACCAAAGGTACCCAGCAAATTACCACCACCAGTTACAGTACAACCGGCTCCCCATAG tcATAGAACTGGAAAGGCACCTCCACCTTTACTTAGGGGACAGCCTGCTCCAAGCAGAAGTAGTATACATGTTCCTCCACCTGGAATGTTATTACCACCTACATCTGCTCGAAGTTCTACTTCCAGTACTGGAATACCGCCAAACATGATCATACCACAACCACCACATCCTAGAAGTAGGCCTCCTAGTGCAACGCCAAATGTATCAAATTATCATGCACCAGCAGACCGAACTGAAAGGTCCACAAAAGATCCAACCCCAACCCCGGCACATCAAGTAAGTAAG CTGCTTGTTGGATCTCAAGAAAATAAAACCACCGCATCCTTAAGCACACCTGTGATTTCAGAACAG GAGAGACCAAGGGATGATAATCAGACACCTGCGCAACGTCAAGCGGCCGCTAAATTGGCTCTACGAAAGCAACTCGAGAAGACGTTGCTACAGATACCACCACCGAAACCGCCGCCACCCGAAATGCATTTCGTACCCAATCCTTCCAATACGGAGTTCATCTATTTGGTGGGTCTAGAGCACGTAGTTGATTTTATTACTAAGGAGCCTGCTATTCCACCACCTCCGGAACCATTCGAGTGTACTCAATGCAAAACAGACTTTACACCTGTGTGGAAATGGGAGAAACCAATCACTGGTGGTAAAAAGGAAAGTCCAAGAGGACAGCATGCCACTTTCCAGAGACCTCCAGCAGGTCGTGATCCTAGGGTGATATGTGAACATTGTGTAACAACCAATGTTAAAAAAGCTCTGAAAGCTGAGCACACTAATCG GTTAAAGACAGCGTTCGTGAAAGCGTTGCAACAGGAACAAGAAATAGAACAAAGGTTGGCACAGGCAGCGTGTCCAAGTCCAGATCCTCCTGCTCCAAAACCAGTTCCTAAAGCAGCTACTCCCACAAGAAGAGTAGCAACACCACCGGCTCCTCCGCCACAAGTACCACCAGCACCCACGTTGGCACCAACTCCGCCAGCGCCAAAATTGCAGGAGCATCCTTTGGTCAAGTTGGCTGAAAGTGGGAAATTCAGCCCGCATCATGCTGCTGCTGCAGCTGCTTTGCAGCAACAGTTGCTTAGAG AATTGGCGAAGAATCCTGTTCCAGGCTTGCCACCTCATCAACCCCTTCCTGCTCATATGATGCCACCGTTTACCTCGATATTATATCCTTACCAGCTTGCAATGGCGCAGGCCAGCGGCAAGGGTCTTGCAGAACTGCAACGACAAGCGGCAGACCTGCAGCGCCAATACTTGCTCGATATGATTCCATCGCAAGCGTCTCAAGCACAAGGCAATCAGGCTCCACCACGGGCCCATCCACACAATTGGAAGACGTAA
- the simj gene encoding transcriptional repressor p66-beta simjang isoform X3, which yields MGGGEDINGGQGRHIESLSLIFAQRRCEFFLLAAEGSGSRLCVWVSGSWRIVSRLPGATRQPRATDSGVVLFCAFGDKLHWIACAFSSLSARGRIGRTRDDRVRGTGELHGDMRKSRAGDRQAVKCPAAAVRDWEGHSREARYTRTLAAVCACAPCHCTVAAFERMEAMDLDGDAVVDLSVSSSGRRNSPSITINSGDVGVPLDLGLHFSSSPNLDNNMPEARNIQNAARGILAPKSADDRKTRRNLRPRIEISYAETPDERRINGYVNGNADSDEGDMPPLPPIKELSSDELAERERTLRKFREELRSEEMKLVLLKKLRQSQQLKENIAAVPKVPSKLPPPVTVQPAPHSHRTGKAPPPLLRGQPAPSRSSIHVPPPGMLLPPTSARSSTSSTGIPPNMIIPQPPHPRSRPPSATPNVSNYHAPADRTERSTKDPTPTPAHQLLVGSQENKTTASLSTPVISEQERPRDDNQTPAQRQAAAKLALRKQLEKTLLQIPPPKPPPPEMHFVPNPSNTEFIYLVGLEHVVDFITKEPAIPPPPEPFECTQCKTDFTPVWKWEKPITGGKKESPRGQHATFQRPPAGRDPRVICEHCVTTNVKKALKAEHTNRLKTAFVKALQQEQEIEQRLAQAACPSPDPPAPKPVPKAATPTRRVATPPAPPPQVPPAPTLAPTPPAPKLQEHPLVKLAESGKFSPHHAAAAAALQQQLLRELAKNPVPGLPPHQPLPAHMMPPFTSILYPYQLAMAQASGKGLAELQRQAADLQRQYLLDMIPSQASQAQGNQAPPRAHPHNWKT from the exons ATGGGAGGAGGGGAAGACATCAACGGCGGACAAGGCCGCCATATTGAATCACTCTCGTTAATTTTTGCGCAGAGGCGGTGTGAATTTTTTCTCCTCGCGGCGGAAGGTAGCGGCTCAAGGTTGTGCGTCTGGGTCTCCGGATCGTGGAGGATCGTTTCGCGGTTACCCGGTGCCACGCGTCAGCCCCGCGCGACAGACAGTGGTGTTGTTTTGTTCTGTGCGTTCGGGGACAAGTTGCATTGGATTGCGTGTGCGTTCTCGTCTCTGTCGGCCCGCGGGCGAATTGGTCGGACGCGCGATGACCGGGTCCGCGGCACGGGAGAGCTCCACGGAGACATGCGGAAATCGCGGGCCGGAGATCGCCAGGCGGTGAAGTGCCCTGCTGCTGCTGTTCGCGATTGGGAGGGACACTCGAGGGAAGCGAGGTATACGCGTACACTGGCTGCGGTATGTGCTTGTGCGCCATGTCATTGTAC AGTCGCCGCGTTTGAGAGAATGGAAGCCATGGATTTGGACGGTGATGCAGTGGTGGACCTGAGTGTTAG CAGCAGTGGCAGAAGAAATTCTCCATCAATTACTATTAACTCTGGCGATGTGggagttccattagatttaggTCTTCATTTCTCTTCGAGCCCTAATCTGGATAACAACATGCCGGAAgcacgaaatattcaaaatgcgGCAAGGGGAATTCTGGCCCCGAAATCTGCAGATGACAGAAAAACACGCCGTAATCTTAGACCTAGGATTGAAATAAGTTATGCAGAGACTCCAGATGAACGTAGAATAAATGGATATGTGAATGGAAATGCAGATAGTGATGAAG GTGATATGCCACCTCTGCCACCGATTAAAGAACTATCGTCAGATGAATTAGCTGAACGCGAAAGAACACTTAGAAAATTCAGGGAGGAACTTAGATCTGAGGAGATGAAACTGGtgttgttaaaaaaattacgaCAGTCACAACAACTGAAAGAAAACATTGCTGCTGTACCAAAGGTACCCAGCAAATTACCACCACCAGTTACAGTACAACCGGCTCCCCATAG tcATAGAACTGGAAAGGCACCTCCACCTTTACTTAGGGGACAGCCTGCTCCAAGCAGAAGTAGTATACATGTTCCTCCACCTGGAATGTTATTACCACCTACATCTGCTCGAAGTTCTACTTCCAGTACTGGAATACCGCCAAACATGATCATACCACAACCACCACATCCTAGAAGTAGGCCTCCTAGTGCAACGCCAAATGTATCAAATTATCATGCACCAGCAGACCGAACTGAAAGGTCCACAAAAGATCCAACCCCAACCCCGGCACATCAA CTGCTTGTTGGATCTCAAGAAAATAAAACCACCGCATCCTTAAGCACACCTGTGATTTCAGAACAG GAGAGACCAAGGGATGATAATCAGACACCTGCGCAACGTCAAGCGGCCGCTAAATTGGCTCTACGAAAGCAACTCGAGAAGACGTTGCTACAGATACCACCACCGAAACCGCCGCCACCCGAAATGCATTTCGTACCCAATCCTTCCAATACGGAGTTCATCTATTTGGTGGGTCTAGAGCACGTAGTTGATTTTATTACTAAGGAGCCTGCTATTCCACCACCTCCGGAACCATTCGAGTGTACTCAATGCAAAACAGACTTTACACCTGTGTGGAAATGGGAGAAACCAATCACTGGTGGTAAAAAGGAAAGTCCAAGAGGACAGCATGCCACTTTCCAGAGACCTCCAGCAGGTCGTGATCCTAGGGTGATATGTGAACATTGTGTAACAACCAATGTTAAAAAAGCTCTGAAAGCTGAGCACACTAATCG GTTAAAGACAGCGTTCGTGAAAGCGTTGCAACAGGAACAAGAAATAGAACAAAGGTTGGCACAGGCAGCGTGTCCAAGTCCAGATCCTCCTGCTCCAAAACCAGTTCCTAAAGCAGCTACTCCCACAAGAAGAGTAGCAACACCACCGGCTCCTCCGCCACAAGTACCACCAGCACCCACGTTGGCACCAACTCCGCCAGCGCCAAAATTGCAGGAGCATCCTTTGGTCAAGTTGGCTGAAAGTGGGAAATTCAGCCCGCATCATGCTGCTGCTGCAGCTGCTTTGCAGCAACAGTTGCTTAGAG AATTGGCGAAGAATCCTGTTCCAGGCTTGCCACCTCATCAACCCCTTCCTGCTCATATGATGCCACCGTTTACCTCGATATTATATCCTTACCAGCTTGCAATGGCGCAGGCCAGCGGCAAGGGTCTTGCAGAACTGCAACGACAAGCGGCAGACCTGCAGCGCCAATACTTGCTCGATATGATTCCATCGCAAGCGTCTCAAGCACAAGGCAATCAGGCTCCACCACGGGCCCATCCACACAATTGGAAGACGTAA